One window from the genome of [Clostridium] celerecrescens 18A encodes:
- a CDS encoding GntP family permease, which yields MSVSALGAILALVVAIVLILKKVPPTYAMIAGAVVGGLIGGAGLANTVTYMINGTKDIVSAIIRIVAAGVLAGALIKSGAAARIANSIVEKLGDKNSLLAMTLATWLLTAIGVFGDVAIITVSPIAIQIAQKTGYKKLGILLAMIGGVKAGNVMSPNPNGIAAAETFHVPLTSMMAAGIPAALTAIVITTLLAKGLAYKGTDVVADSDGADTVLLPSLAGALTGPLVTIMLLLLRPVAGITIDPLIALPVGGLVGMAVMGKLKDFVSYLEFGLGKMSGVAMLLIGTGTLAGIIANSTLKEVIVQLLQKAGLPGFLLAPISGTLMGAASASSTAGTTLASQIFGDTILSYGVAALAAGAMIHAGSFVFDGLPHGSFFHVSAGCVNMKINERLKLIAYESFIGICMVTVSTIVYGVIKIAG from the coding sequence ATGAGTGTATCAGCATTAGGAGCAATATTGGCTCTGGTAGTTGCCATCGTTTTAATTTTAAAAAAGGTCCCTCCTACATATGCCATGATAGCGGGCGCTGTTGTGGGCGGCTTAATCGGCGGAGCCGGGCTGGCCAATACGGTAACTTATATGATAAACGGAACAAAAGATATTGTGTCGGCAATTATCCGAATTGTGGCTGCCGGTGTGCTGGCAGGAGCTTTGATTAAATCAGGGGCAGCAGCGCGGATTGCCAATTCCATTGTGGAAAAACTGGGTGATAAAAATTCCCTGCTGGCAATGACTCTGGCTACCTGGCTGCTTACGGCCATCGGTGTTTTCGGTGATGTTGCAATCATAACCGTATCACCGATTGCCATTCAGATAGCCCAGAAAACAGGATATAAGAAGCTTGGCATATTGCTGGCCATGATCGGCGGCGTTAAGGCTGGCAATGTAATGAGTCCAAATCCCAACGGAATTGCTGCAGCAGAAACCTTTCATGTCCCGCTCACTTCCATGATGGCGGCAGGAATTCCTGCTGCATTGACAGCAATCGTGATTACAACACTTCTTGCCAAAGGCCTGGCTTATAAAGGGACAGATGTTGTGGCTGACAGCGACGGGGCGGATACCGTTCTGCTGCCATCACTTGCCGGTGCATTGACTGGGCCGCTTGTGACCATTATGCTGCTGCTGTTAAGGCCGGTTGCAGGTATTACCATTGATCCATTGATTGCCCTTCCGGTGGGCGGCCTGGTGGGCATGGCCGTAATGGGAAAGCTAAAAGATTTTGTATCATACCTGGAATTCGGACTGGGAAAAATGAGCGGCGTGGCAATGCTGCTCATAGGAACCGGAACGCTGGCCGGAATCATAGCCAATTCCACCCTAAAAGAGGTGATTGTCCAATTGCTGCAAAAAGCCGGTTTGCCGGGATTTCTGCTTGCGCCAATATCTGGAACCCTCATGGGTGCGGCTTCCGCTTCTTCCACAGCAGGCACGACCTTAGCCAGCCAGATTTTCGGTGATACCATTCTTTCTTACGGTGTTGCAGCACTGGCAGCCGGTGCCATGATCCACGCGGGAAGCTTTGTGTTTGACGGACTTCCCCATGGTTCATTTTTCCATGTCAGTGCCGGTTGTGTGAATATGAAAATCAATGAGAGACTGAAATTGATTGCTTATGAATCATTCATTGGCATCTGCATGGTAACGGTATCAACCATTGTATATGGTGTAATTAAAATAGCAGGATAG
- a CDS encoding DMT family transporter, with protein MKKALIFGIIGSFFFAFTFVLNRSMHLSGGSWIWSASLRYLFTFPILALIVGKQHGFLQVHNVIRKNLFNWLTWSTVGFGLFYAPMSYAADYGESWLIAASWQVTIVMGILLSPVFHKRIPIKNLCISGFILIGVFLLQVHNIADLDIKITLMTLLPILVGAASYPLGNRKIMEASGDQLSTIQRTYGMTLCSLPFWFILSVFGLVNAGVPSVNQTVQSLCVAVFSGVIATLLFFKATDLVNSNHKQLAVIESTQSGEVIFTLLGGVWLLGDSRPDGLGIIGLSFIVFGMILNSMIVSFSKKSEIIDL; from the coding sequence ATGAAAAAAGCACTTATATTTGGAATTATCGGATCTTTCTTTTTTGCATTTACATTTGTTCTGAACCGCAGCATGCACCTGTCCGGAGGAAGCTGGATTTGGAGTGCAAGTCTACGCTATCTGTTTACCTTTCCGATTCTTGCTCTGATTGTGGGAAAACAACACGGGTTTTTGCAAGTCCATAACGTGATCAGAAAGAATCTTTTCAATTGGCTTACTTGGAGTACCGTCGGATTTGGTCTGTTTTACGCCCCCATGTCTTATGCAGCCGATTATGGGGAGTCCTGGCTGATTGCTGCATCCTGGCAGGTAACAATTGTAATGGGTATATTATTGTCACCAGTATTCCATAAGCGTATCCCGATAAAAAATCTATGTATATCAGGATTTATTTTAATCGGAGTTTTTCTTTTACAGGTACATAATATTGCAGATTTGGATATTAAGATAACCCTTATGACGCTGCTTCCCATCCTTGTAGGGGCTGCCTCCTATCCTTTGGGAAATAGAAAAATCATGGAGGCAAGCGGGGATCAGCTTTCTACAATCCAGCGAACTTACGGTATGACGTTATGCAGCCTCCCCTTCTGGTTCATTTTATCCGTGTTCGGACTGGTAAATGCCGGGGTCCCTTCTGTAAATCAGACCGTACAATCCTTATGTGTCGCGGTTTTTTCCGGAGTGATCGCAACGCTGTTATTTTTTAAAGCCACCGATTTGGTTAATTCGAACCATAAGCAGCTTGCTGTGATAGAATCCACACAGTCGGGTGAGGTCATATTTACCTTATTAGGAGGTGTTTGGCTTCTTGGGGATTCCCGGCCTGATGGTCTGGGAATTATCGGCCTATCGTTTATTGTGTTTGGTATGATCTTAAACAGCATGATTGTATCCTTTTCTAAAAAATCAGAGATTATTGACCTGTAA
- a CDS encoding iron-containing alcohol dehydrogenase: MIYYIPPVNLMGRGCLKELKEPIRKLGCKKALVVSDGFLKKNGTVEKVTAILDAVNIGYAVYTEAKPNPTIDNVNKGLELLQKENCDFIVSVGGGSPQDCGKAIAVLAANGGQITDYEGINKSARKSLPIVAITTTAGTSAEVTINYVITDEKRHVKMIMVDSNTLAEITVNDPELMLEKPAALTAATGMDALTHAVEAVVAKGAMDVTDATALYAIKQIFEYLPRAVKDGNDIEAREQMGYACFLNGIAFSNAGLGNVHAMAHQLGGLYDLPHGVCNAMLLPVVEEENAKHVPERFRLIAEAAGCDTKGKSDQQCVDDVIRKMKELSREVNIPESLKELGVDEPDFELLAENAMKDACAGANPVFFDKERLVELFKKIQ; encoded by the coding sequence ATGATTTATTATATTCCACCCGTAAACTTAATGGGGAGAGGGTGCTTAAAAGAACTGAAGGAGCCGATCCGGAAATTGGGCTGTAAAAAGGCATTGGTTGTCAGTGATGGTTTTTTAAAGAAAAACGGTACAGTTGAAAAGGTTACGGCGATTCTTGATGCTGTGAATATCGGATATGCGGTTTACACGGAAGCAAAACCCAATCCTACTATAGATAACGTAAATAAAGGTCTGGAGCTTTTACAGAAAGAAAATTGTGATTTTATTGTTTCTGTGGGCGGCGGATCCCCTCAGGATTGTGGAAAGGCAATTGCTGTTTTGGCAGCAAACGGCGGACAGATTACTGATTATGAAGGTATCAACAAGTCTGCCAGAAAGTCTCTGCCTATTGTTGCAATAACGACAACCGCGGGCACATCGGCAGAAGTGACGATTAATTATGTGATTACAGATGAGAAACGCCATGTGAAAATGATAATGGTAGATTCCAACACCCTGGCTGAGATTACTGTAAATGATCCGGAACTGATGCTGGAAAAACCGGCAGCCTTAACGGCGGCGACCGGCATGGATGCTTTGACACATGCAGTGGAAGCTGTGGTTGCCAAGGGGGCCATGGATGTTACTGATGCAACGGCGCTGTACGCAATCAAACAAATTTTTGAGTATCTGCCACGTGCCGTAAAGGATGGAAACGATATTGAGGCAAGAGAGCAGATGGGATATGCATGCTTTTTAAATGGAATAGCTTTCAGTAATGCCGGACTCGGTAATGTTCATGCAATGGCTCATCAATTGGGCGGCCTTTATGATCTGCCCCACGGTGTATGTAATGCGATGCTCCTGCCGGTTGTGGAGGAAGAGAATGCAAAGCATGTGCCAGAGCGTTTTCGGTTAATTGCCGAAGCTGCCGGCTGTGATACCAAAGGCAAATCAGATCAGCAATGTGTGGATGATGTCATCAGAAAAATGAAGGAATTATCAAGAGAAGTTAATATTCCGGAGTCCTTAAAGGAACTTGGGGTGGATGAGCCGGATTTTGAGTTGCTGGCCGAAAATGCCATGAAAGATGCGTGTGCAGGTGCCAATCCTGTTTTCTTTGATAAAGAAAGGCTTGTGGAATTATTTAAAAAAATTCAGTAA
- a CDS encoding dihydrodipicolinate synthase family protein, with translation MKAKIVTPTLTIFNQEGAIDYEGNRTLIRHLVDNGVDGVVPLGSTGEFTILPFEEKKRFLEFYLKEINGAVKVLPGTGCINHEETVKLSNFALQNGADGVLVIGQYYYGISQEEIFHYYDFLASRIEGNVYLYNFPARTNSTFEPETVLRLLRKHKNIVGMKESVSSFTHTRDILDLIQGEFPDFQMYSGFDDQFLDNIDYGGQGSIGAISNLLPGLWSGWVKARNMENWEDIMKYKKKIHKLMRLYQLETNCSGLFKAVLKARGLDICSQSMFPFDQVRKESVSEALALIESVG, from the coding sequence ATGAAAGCAAAAATAGTAACCCCAACCCTCACCATTTTTAATCAGGAAGGTGCAATTGATTATGAAGGCAATCGTACGTTAATCCGTCATCTGGTAGACAATGGCGTTGATGGCGTGGTACCCCTTGGCAGTACCGGTGAGTTTACCATCCTTCCTTTTGAGGAAAAGAAAAGGTTTCTGGAGTTTTATCTGAAGGAAATTAACGGAGCAGTAAAAGTGCTGCCCGGAACAGGCTGTATCAATCACGAGGAAACGGTAAAGCTGTCGAACTTTGCTTTGCAAAATGGCGCGGATGGAGTTCTTGTTATCGGCCAGTACTATTACGGCATATCCCAGGAGGAGATTTTCCATTATTATGACTTCCTGGCATCCCGGATTGAAGGAAATGTGTACCTGTATAATTTTCCTGCCAGAACAAATTCAACATTTGAGCCGGAAACCGTTTTGCGCTTGCTGCGCAAACATAAAAATATTGTAGGAATGAAAGAATCGGTTTCTTCTTTTACTCATACAAGAGATATTCTGGATCTGATTCAGGGTGAATTTCCGGATTTTCAAATGTATTCCGGATTTGATGACCAGTTTCTTGATAATATTGACTACGGCGGACAAGGTTCCATCGGAGCCATTTCCAATCTGCTGCCCGGACTATGGTCAGGCTGGGTAAAAGCAAGAAATATGGAGAATTGGGAAGATATTATGAAATATAAGAAAAAAATCCATAAGCTGATGCGTCTTTATCAGCTGGAAACCAATTGTTCCGGTCTGTTTAAAGCGGTGTTAAAGGCAAGAGGGCTGGATATTTGCTCTCAGTCCATGTTCCCGTTTGACCAGGTGAGGAAGGAATCTGTCAGTGAGGCTTTGGCATTAATAGAATCCGTAGGATAA
- a CDS encoding alpha/beta hydrolase, whose protein sequence is MSRRKVSVRGNLVRDMMQNVMETSLKQPIRTGELRKNPVEPAWVRPAGYEYEIVELEHLKMEYLRPVGVVTDRVILQLHGGGYIGPMKNIYRRFAVRYSKLSYGGDVLTLDYRVAPEHPYPAALEDAVAAYQWLIEEKGYRPEHIAVAGDSAGGGLSLALGLYLKDHGIALPGGFITMSAWTDLTNSGESRVSNYEIDPLFGNSTDNMLYNSEYIGGEDPGIPYISPVFGEYEGFPPVLMQVGSYEVLLSDTLTVADKLKHAGVKRRVSVYEGMFHVFQMGLDLIPESREAWDEVESFLRIIFNINVKPDGKVVRKVKTEHTKPARDMVKLLIAMMKKELDA, encoded by the coding sequence ATGAGCCGAAGAAAAGTGAGCGTAAGAGGAAATCTTGTGAGGGACATGATGCAGAATGTAATGGAAACTTCGTTAAAACAGCCCATCCGGACAGGAGAACTGAGGAAAAATCCAGTGGAACCTGCATGGGTCCGTCCGGCGGGTTATGAATATGAAATCGTAGAGCTGGAACATTTGAAAATGGAATATCTCCGCCCTGTGGGAGTGGTGACGGACCGGGTGATCTTACAGCTTCACGGCGGCGGATACATCGGGCCTATGAAGAACATTTACCGGAGATTTGCGGTCCGGTATTCCAAGCTAAGCTACGGAGGGGACGTTTTGACCCTTGACTACCGGGTGGCCCCGGAACATCCATATCCGGCTGCTTTGGAGGATGCAGTGGCTGCTTATCAGTGGCTTATTGAAGAAAAAGGGTACCGGCCAGAGCATATTGCGGTTGCCGGGGATTCTGCCGGTGGCGGATTAAGCCTGGCCTTAGGGCTGTATTTGAAAGATCATGGAATTGCCCTTCCCGGAGGGTTTATCACCATGTCTGCCTGGACAGATCTAACCAACAGCGGGGAAAGCCGTGTGTCTAATTACGAGATTGATCCGCTGTTTGGAAATTCTACGGATAATATGCTTTACAATTCGGAATATATCGGGGGAGAGGACCCTGGCATTCCTTATATTTCTCCGGTATTTGGGGAATATGAAGGCTTTCCTCCTGTTCTCATGCAGGTTGGAAGCTATGAGGTGCTTTTAAGTGATACGCTGACTGTAGCTGACAAGTTAAAACATGCAGGAGTGAAGCGGCGGGTTTCCGTTTATGAGGGAATGTTTCATGTATTTCAGATGGGACTGGATTTGATCCCCGAGAGCCGGGAGGCATGGGATGAAGTGGAATCGTTTTTACGGATCATCTTTAATATCAATGTCAAACCCGATGGAAAAGTGGTGCGAAAGGTGAAAACAGAGCACACAAAGCCGGCAAGAGATATGGTTAAGCTTCTCATTGCCATGATGAAGAAAGAACTGGACGCATAA
- a CDS encoding helix-turn-helix domain-containing protein — protein MNDLKSIIVERMKAVRNSKQLSLDQAADITGISKAMLSQIERGQSMPTITTLWKISTGYKVPLTYFWEKEKSNYTKIDTLNTQPVYEEDEKMRTFPLFPYNPAQSFEMLYIEFEPGCVHQSARHMDGVEEYIFVRKGQLEMRLNQDETVLTEAQCFRFKADVPHCYINSSKETCCILNIIFYPIGS, from the coding sequence ATGAATGACTTAAAATCAATTATTGTAGAGCGAATGAAAGCAGTACGCAACAGCAAGCAGTTAAGCTTAGATCAAGCGGCGGATATAACCGGAATCAGCAAGGCCATGCTGAGCCAGATCGAGCGTGGGCAGTCTATGCCTACAATCACAACACTTTGGAAAATCTCCACAGGGTATAAGGTTCCGCTCACCTATTTTTGGGAGAAGGAAAAGAGTAATTACACCAAAATAGACACATTGAATACCCAGCCGGTTTATGAGGAAGACGAAAAGATGCGGACCTTCCCCCTTTTCCCCTATAATCCAGCTCAGAGCTTTGAGATGCTGTATATCGAATTTGAGCCGGGGTGCGTTCACCAATCAGCCAGACATATGGATGGCGTGGAAGAATATATCTTTGTCCGGAAAGGACAATTGGAGATGCGCCTGAATCAGGATGAGACTGTTTTGACCGAAGCCCAGTGTTTCCGTTTTAAGGCTGATGTTCCTCATTGCTATATCAACTCGTCAAAGGAAACGTGCTGCATACTGAACATTATTTTTTACCCGATAGGGTCATAA
- a CDS encoding IclR family transcriptional regulator — MHMPTYRVTSILNALSNSQEGYTLSELTRKTGILTGTISPILKTLLEEGFLEMAPTGNRYKIGMQAYYIGLAFSKGSTTLELVRKEMEKLSKECNETCQMGILREGEVFYLLKVEGNESIRVVSEVGGSLPAYATGLGKAILSKYEASELKTFYPDGLKALTANTVTDMEELNRQIEAIKSSGFSYEEGESGEHTACIGTAICQNGEIVAGLSVVFPIFRKSEEKAQIIRQALIKCKTNIEKILVNNSLI, encoded by the coding sequence ATGCATATGCCAACATATCGGGTGACCTCGATTTTAAATGCCCTTTCCAACAGTCAGGAAGGATATACATTAAGTGAATTGACCAGAAAAACAGGAATATTGACAGGAACTATCTCGCCCATTTTAAAAACATTGCTGGAAGAAGGCTTTCTGGAGATGGCGCCCACTGGGAACCGTTATAAGATTGGTATGCAGGCCTACTATATAGGATTGGCCTTTTCAAAGGGTAGTACCACTCTGGAACTGGTGAGAAAAGAAATGGAGAAGCTGTCAAAGGAGTGCAATGAAACCTGTCAGATGGGGATCTTGCGGGAAGGTGAGGTGTTCTATCTGTTAAAGGTTGAAGGGAATGAGTCGATCCGGGTTGTATCGGAAGTTGGAGGCAGCCTGCCTGCTTATGCCACGGGTCTGGGAAAAGCGATTTTGTCAAAGTATGAAGCATCTGAATTAAAAACGTTTTACCCTGATGGACTGAAAGCCCTCACGGCTAATACCGTAACTGATATGGAGGAATTGAACAGACAGATAGAAGCCATAAAGAGCAGTGGGTTTTCCTATGAAGAAGGGGAAAGCGGCGAACATACCGCTTGTATTGGAACGGCGATCTGTCAGAATGGAGAAATTGTTGCCGGTTTAAGCGTCGTATTTCCGATTTTCAGGAAATCAGAAGAAAAAGCACAAATAATCCGGCAGGCATTAATCAAGTGCAAGACTAACATTGAAAAGATATTGGTAAATAATTCTTTGATTTAA
- a CDS encoding DUF6320 domain-containing protein, with protein MKRSPQGERWRRLDNTAKIFPVIASENLSNVFRISAVLKDEVDPGTLQRALEEILPQFEGFSVRLRRGFFWYYFENNKRMPVIERETTYPCKYIDPHSNQLYLFRVTYFDRRINLEVFHAVTDGLGAVNFLKALVYRYLDLKKNSRTGHRASQKISSDVSMNVEDSYVRHYKKTEKRKYSSRRAYHLAGEALPLDEENVLHGYVDLKMLKTVAKSYGVSITRFLTAALIWSIYQEYLDGKPCEESIGISIPINLRTFFGSETNANFFAVTLIDFLSTSEEHTFTEVLEAVSSQMDSKITKEKMEQIISYNVSNEKKWYLRAAPLVVKWCALNLVFRKNEKAYTMTLSNIGPIDIEEDYRKEIERFSIMIGVSKRQPMKCAVCSYGEEVIVTFTSVFQDTRLQDRFFGFLREMRIPVSLESNGVPDHRDDLGMYPQIRYDRKRLKKLATVFYGLLFFVGAVLGMINYATYSGSLWSIIAIGLMAYTALTVEYSVLRHANLASKILLQTVAAQILLVALDHSTGYNGWSVNYGIPSTILFADLSIVFLILVNRMNWQSYFMYQIAVTVFSFIPLILWATGLLTRPFLALFTVTVTVIILAVTIVLGDRSVKTELKRRFHV; from the coding sequence ATGAAGAGAAGCCCCCAGGGAGAGCGGTGGAGACGGCTTGACAATACGGCAAAGATATTTCCGGTCATAGCCAGTGAAAATTTAAGCAATGTATTCCGGATTTCCGCGGTTCTAAAGGATGAGGTGGATCCGGGTACCCTGCAGCGTGCACTGGAAGAGATCCTTCCTCAGTTTGAGGGATTTTCGGTGAGGCTGCGAAGGGGATTTTTCTGGTATTATTTTGAGAACAATAAGAGGATGCCGGTCATTGAACGGGAAACGACTTATCCCTGCAAATACATTGATCCTCACAGCAATCAGCTTTATTTGTTCCGAGTCACATATTTTGACAGGCGGATCAATCTGGAGGTATTCCATGCGGTTACAGACGGACTGGGAGCGGTAAATTTTTTAAAGGCCCTTGTTTACCGGTATCTGGATCTTAAGAAAAATTCCAGGACCGGCCATCGGGCCTCTCAGAAGATATCATCGGATGTATCCATGAATGTGGAGGATAGTTACGTCCGCCATTATAAAAAAACCGAAAAACGCAAATACAGCTCAAGAAGAGCCTATCATCTGGCAGGAGAAGCCCTTCCTCTCGATGAGGAAAATGTTCTTCACGGTTACGTGGACTTAAAGATGCTTAAGACGGTCGCTAAAAGCTATGGGGTCAGCATCACCAGATTTTTGACGGCGGCTTTGATCTGGTCGATCTATCAGGAATATCTTGACGGAAAGCCTTGTGAGGAGTCCATCGGTATCAGTATCCCCATTAACCTGCGGACCTTTTTCGGCTCGGAGACAAATGCTAATTTTTTTGCGGTGACGCTTATTGATTTTTTATCCACCAGTGAGGAGCATACCTTTACAGAGGTACTGGAAGCGGTAAGCAGCCAGATGGATTCAAAGATCACAAAGGAAAAGATGGAGCAAATCATCTCCTACAATGTTTCCAATGAAAAGAAGTGGTACCTGCGGGCCGCACCTCTTGTTGTAAAATGGTGTGCATTAAACCTGGTTTTCCGGAAAAATGAAAAAGCCTACACCATGACTCTTTCCAATATAGGTCCGATTGATATTGAAGAGGATTACAGGAAGGAAATCGAACGGTTTTCCATAATGATCGGAGTTTCCAAGAGGCAGCCTATGAAATGTGCGGTCTGTTCCTATGGAGAAGAGGTCATTGTGACCTTTACTTCCGTATTTCAGGACACCAGGCTTCAGGATCGTTTTTTCGGTTTTCTTAGAGAAATGAGGATTCCGGTGAGCCTTGAGAGCAACGGTGTTCCGGATCACAGGGATGATCTTGGAATGTATCCCCAGATCCGGTATGACCGGAAACGTCTTAAGAAGCTGGCCACTGTCTTTTATGGATTGCTGTTTTTTGTAGGGGCTGTTTTAGGGATGATCAATTATGCCACTTATTCCGGCTCTTTGTGGTCCATCATTGCCATCGGACTTATGGCATATACCGCTCTTACCGTTGAATATTCCGTTTTGCGCCATGCGAATCTTGCATCTAAGATCCTTTTGCAGACGGTGGCCGCGCAGATACTTTTAGTGGCCCTGGACCATTCTACGGGTTATAATGGCTGGTCAGTGAATTACGGAATTCCAAGCACCATTTTATTTGCGGATCTTTCCATTGTTTTTTTGATTCTGGTGAACCGGATGAACTGGCAGAGCTATTTCATGTATCAGATTGCTGTTACAGTGTTCAGTTTTATTCCTTTGATTTTATGGGCGACTGGTCTTCTTACCAGACCGTTTCTGGCCCTGTTTACTGTGACAGTGACAGTGATCATTCTTGCCGTTACGATTGTGCTTGGGGACCGAAGTGTAAAAACGGAACTGAAAAGGCGGTTTCATGTGTAA
- the ilvD gene encoding dihydroxy-acid dehydratase, producing MFRSEKTLRGIENQYYRATYKSMGFTSDDLERPIIGIANSWTEGVPGHFNLRQVAQKVRDGINRAGGTAVEFGTIACCDGMAQGHDGMHFILPSRQIISDSIETFAQAQLLDAIVLLGSCDKIVPGMLMAAARLDIPCILLPGGPMEGGIVFDGRQSDQTSSAEALGMLSANKITEEEYKKLEDLSCPSCGSCSYLGTANTMCCLSEALGMTPPNGGMAPATSAERLRIAEETGIKIVELTRNKVTARKIITNESIRNAIKVCMAISGSTNAVMHLTAIAHEAELNINVLEEFDELSRKTPQVAKINPSSQYNCIDFHRAGGVPRVMEALKELIDLDEMTVTGKTVRENIENHRYAYPADPRVIKTAEDPFGFQGGVAVLRGNLAPDTGVTKPGAFDKSLYHFTGEAICFDSEEAAEEAILAGKVRDGHVVVIRYEGPKGGPGMREMFKAMKYLYGRGLALTTALITDGRFSGTNNGCFVGHISPEAAEGGPIAIVKDGDKIEIDVENRSINLLVSDEEIAARMEGWKRPEPKFKRGYLALYSKFAASGSEGGILKI from the coding sequence ATGTTCAGAAGTGAAAAAACACTAAGAGGAATTGAGAATCAGTACTACCGTGCAACCTATAAATCAATGGGTTTTACCAGTGATGATTTGGAACGGCCGATTATCGGTATTGCAAATTCGTGGACTGAAGGGGTACCGGGACATTTTAATCTGCGTCAGGTGGCGCAGAAAGTAAGAGACGGTATTAACCGTGCTGGAGGAACCGCAGTAGAATTCGGCACCATTGCATGCTGTGACGGAATGGCCCAGGGACATGATGGCATGCATTTTATTCTTCCCTCCCGCCAGATTATCAGCGACAGTATTGAGACCTTTGCCCAGGCCCAGCTCCTGGATGCGATTGTTTTACTGGGATCATGTGACAAGATTGTTCCGGGAATGCTGATGGCTGCAGCCCGGCTGGACATCCCCTGTATTCTCTTGCCAGGCGGTCCCATGGAAGGCGGAATTGTATTTGACGGCCGCCAATCAGACCAGACCTCCAGTGCGGAAGCATTAGGGATGTTAAGTGCCAATAAGATCACGGAGGAGGAATATAAGAAGCTGGAGGATTTAAGCTGTCCAAGCTGTGGCTCCTGTTCTTATCTTGGAACTGCCAATACCATGTGCTGCCTGTCGGAAGCCCTGGGGATGACACCACCTAATGGTGGTATGGCTCCGGCCACATCAGCTGAGCGTTTGAGAATCGCGGAAGAAACCGGAATTAAGATTGTGGAACTGACCAGAAATAAGGTGACAGCAAGGAAAATTATTACAAATGAGTCAATCAGGAATGCCATCAAAGTCTGTATGGCAATCAGCGGAAGTACGAATGCCGTAATGCATTTAACCGCAATTGCTCACGAAGCAGAGCTGAATATCAATGTTTTGGAGGAATTTGACGAGCTTAGCCGGAAAACGCCGCAGGTTGCCAAGATTAATCCTTCCAGCCAGTATAATTGCATTGACTTTCACCGGGCAGGAGGAGTCCCGCGGGTAATGGAAGCATTAAAAGAGCTGATTGATTTAGATGAGATGACGGTCACAGGAAAAACAGTAAGAGAAAATATTGAAAATCACAGATATGCATATCCAGCGGACCCAAGGGTAATTAAAACGGCGGAAGATCCCTTTGGTTTCCAGGGCGGTGTCGCTGTTTTAAGAGGAAATCTTGCTCCTGATACCGGTGTGACGAAACCAGGAGCATTTGATAAGAGTCTTTACCATTTTACCGGTGAAGCGATCTGCTTTGACAGTGAAGAGGCAGCGGAAGAGGCGATTCTGGCAGGAAAAGTACGGGATGGGCATGTTGTGGTAATCCGTTATGAAGGCCCCAAAGGCGGTCCGGGAATGAGAGAAATGTTCAAAGCCATGAAGTATCTCTATGGAAGAGGATTGGCGCTGACTACAGCACTGATTACTGACGGCAGATTTTCAGGAACCAACAACGGATGTTTTGTCGGTCATATCTCCCCGGAAGCAGCAGAAGGCGGACCAATTGCAATTGTAAAAGACGGAGATAAGATTGAGATTGATGTGGAAAACAGAAGTATTAACCTGCTGGTTAGTGATGAGGAGATCGCTGCGAGAATGGAAGGCTGGAAGCGGCCGGAGCCGAAGTTTAAGAGGGGATATTTAGCGCTTTACTCCAAATTTGCAGCTTCCGGTTCAGAGGGCGGAATTTTAAAGATTTAA
- the rlmH gene encoding 23S rRNA (pseudouridine(1915)-N(3))-methyltransferase RlmH, translating into MKITLVTVGKIKEKFYTDAIGEYSKRLSRYCKLDIVQVADEKTPDSASEAVERQIKEKEGERILSSIKDGAYVIALAIDGEMLNSVELSEKINGLGIGGVSHIVFVIGGSLGLSDAVLRRADYKLSFSRMTFPHQLMRVVLLEQVYRSYRIISGEPYHK; encoded by the coding sequence ATGAAGATTACGCTGGTAACTGTGGGAAAAATAAAGGAGAAGTTTTATACAGATGCCATCGGGGAATACAGCAAACGATTGAGCCGCTACTGCAAACTGGATATCGTACAGGTGGCTGACGAAAAAACACCGGACTCGGCCAGTGAGGCAGTTGAGAGGCAGATAAAGGAGAAGGAAGGGGAAAGAATCCTTTCTTCGATTAAGGATGGGGCTTATGTGATTGCGTTGGCAATTGATGGGGAAATGCTTAACTCGGTTGAACTGTCGGAGAAGATAAACGGTCTGGGGATCGGAGGAGTGAGCCATATTGTCTTTGTGATTGGCGGGTCTTTGGGGCTTTCTGATGCTGTTTTAAGGCGGGCGGATTATAAGCTGAGCTTTTCCAGGATGACGTTTCCGCATCAGCTGATGAGAGTTGTTTTGCTGGAGCAGGTTTACCGGAGTTATCGGATTATTAGCGGGGAGCCTTACCATAAGTGA